The nucleotide sequence GGGCTGCGCTGTGGGTGCCTCTCGAGCTGGAGCGAGGGAGAACGCCGTAGGTCTCGTCATGGACAAGGGCGGTGGCACCTGTGAAGGTGGCTCATTTGGGTGATCCCACAACTTTTGCAAGGCAGAGAACTCCTGCGCATTCCAACACCGCCGCTCTTCAAAAACGCTGCGCACATGGATTTTCAGCGCCATCACATCACCGGGGCGGGGGAGCTGATCACGAAAGGTGCTGAGCCACACATTGCGGGCTCGGTCATTGCCGGAAACAGCGAAACGAGCGATCTCGTCGTCCGTAAATTCACTCATTGTGATTCCCTTTACTTTGTGCTGGAAGGAGCGgtgcacagcgctgcagccggAGCACACAAGAATGCCGAAATCCGACACCACGTAGAGAGGACCTCGCATGCCGCAATCAAAGCAGCTCTTGTTGCCTCCAATTTGGCTGAGtttccgcagcgcctctttgtGCCGCTCCGACTTGCGCTGCCGAATGTTCATCTTTGTTTCTAAAAAGGCAgcgtgcgtttttttttcgttttagcgctgcgtgtgcacgtcCACTGTCCTACTAAAATCGTGGCAGGGCAGTCGTGAACAACGTCAAGGGACTGGAAGGTATGCCTGTGAGAGGGTGTCGGATGTGATAATCGCCTTGTCCTTTGCTTTGGTGCCCACGCCTTCCTGAGTAGACCAGCGATGCTGATCGGCGAAGGCATGCATAGAGGCTGTTGTACgaggtgaggggggaggggagaggtaaGGATGGGGGCAGATGTGCGTGCCTGTTGTTTTTGTGGATACGGAGCGCGAGAGGCGGCAAAGCGGCACGTACTGCGCGGTGAAGAGATCTACAACGCCACAGGAGACAGAGATAGCCCTCCTCgcgagcacagcagcgtgcgGCACCCCCGTGGGGGTTGTGCCTAGATGTGGAGCTCGAGCATATGCAAGCATGACTCGTTTCCACGAAAAGACGGGGTTGCCGAGAACGTGCGGGTTAGGAAACGTGCCACATGAGAGAAAAAATGCGCACGACATCAACAGGAAACTGCAATCACCCACGAGCTTCCCCCGACTTTCAATGCAGCGGTGTTCAAAACATctgctcctccctccccctcccccaggtAGTGTGGTAGCTTCGGTAGTTGCACGCATGCATACCGCCGGATGAGACgcaggaggcaaagaagTTGAGTAGttccctttcgctcttctcccttcagAGTGCACTGAATTACGCCCACCCGGAGCAAGAACAACAAAGGGGAGCGCACCATtacagtgtgtgtgtgtgtgacagcTGCTCCCCAACTCAGtgaactgcagcagcagtagggTGAgcggatgaggaggagggcagcgtTGCGGGCCCAAAAACGGCGGTGCTcaccctttcctcctctctggtGAGCACACGCCAGTGAGGACTCGGGCTCTTTTTTACCCACTGAAAGTCGTCCACTTTGATGTAGTTTCGCTCCGTCCGTGCTGTATCTTCGATTTCGCCGACGCGGCGCACCCACTCCATGTGTGTGGGGTACGCCTTCCCATCCTCGGTGCACGAGCTCAGCAAGCCTGCCCAGCACTGATAGGGCCCGAAGCGCATGGCATCACATGTCTCAATGATTGGAGTAGAGGCGCACCACGCGTAGAGGTCCAGGTTCATGCAGCCCTTCAGTCGTAACTGATGGCAGGCAACGTAGACGCGACAGTTGATGCACGCTGATAGGAAGACGGACCCGGCGATGGGAAGGCAATAGATGGTGCAATTCATGCAGTCCCTGATGAAGACGCCCTTCGAATGGTTGATGAAGAGGTCGGTATCCGCGGATGGTCCGTAGACGTTGCCAAAGCCGTTGGTGCTGTTAACCGTCCCTGCGACCGTCACAGCAGCCATCGCAGTCGGTTCATTCGTGCCGGATGTACCAGTCGGGCATAAGGAGCGGATGGTGGACTCGGCATCAGGCGTCGGTTTCGCCTTGGCGCGCGAGGAGAACTTGAACTTTTTTGGCgctacgctgctgctcttttcATCTACGAGTTGCTGCAGACGAGCGAGAATCATGTTTGCCTTCGCCATCTCGTGCGCAGTAAGAGAGATGCTGTTGGCCGTGTCCTGCACCAGTGTCCGCAATGcgtcgaggcgctgctgcgactccGTCACGTTGCCTTCCTGAAGGAGCTGGGTGACCTGCGCTTCCAGCAGCTCGGCCTCCGACTCGTAttgctggcgctgcaccgTGATGACCGCAGTTTCCTTGGaacgctgtcgccgctgctcctcgcgccCCTGGCGCAGCTGTAGGAACTTCTCCTCCATTGCGCTGTAGCTCTTGCCCGGCGTAGATGTCGTTTATAGACGAAAAAAGTGTCGCAGCCCTTTGGAGAAGTTGGCAGCCGGTAGCGCTGCTCCTTCACCCGCACGACCGTTCCTGGAGAGAAATGTGTGAGGGAGCGAAGGAGCGAGGGCTTAGAAATGTGGAGGTCCGTAGGGCACAACAAAGAAAGGGCAGAGGAAATGAGAACGAGATATACACGCACAGGATGAGTGTCACCATCGGCATCGATGCCTCTGTGCATGCGGGTCCAGACActggaaaggaaagggggagggagacgcgtctcgtggaaagagaggtgtGTGACGAAACATTGGTGCCCCCCCTTCCACGTAAGCAGGCTTGGACAAAACGGATGCTAGCCAACGTGCTTCAGgttgtgcatgtgcatgtgtgctcATTGTGATACCAGCCGCTGTACAAGAGACGGTTCCGCGTCGGACCTCGTTGTAGCGACGATGGGCCAAGGCAAACAAAGAGGAAGCCCTAACACTGCGATTAAGTTTGAAAGCACAccagagaaggtgaagggggagagagagagagggtcaTCACGGTACACCAAATCACCGGAAGGATAGGAAAGCCCTGTCTACAGCCGCGCTTCCTTATCCGACCAAGATGGTTGATGCTCGTTTTCgtctttctccttcgccatgTGTGCGTCTTTATTCTTACTGCTGCAGGAACTTCTCCTTTTCGTACCTGGCGtgccctttctcctctcccaaGATCTACTTGGTCGCCTTCAGGTGCTTGGCAAAGATGGCTCGCAACTTCTCCTCATCCAGCTTTTTGCCGAGCACCaacgcgcgtgtgcagccgAACGGCACACTCTGCCCCACCATCGGAGTTACGTCAAAGAGGTCGCCAATGCTCTGGAGCTGTAGGAGGCCGTATTCCCCATTCTCGTAGCACCATATCGCAGCCTTgcaccgcaccacctcgaAGCCGTACTCTTCGCATCGGTACAGGAGGTCAGTAGCAATGGCGTGCACGTCGCGGTGCGAGCTGACGGCGAGGCCGCGCTCTGCGTCAAAGAACTCCAGTGACACCGCACTGATGGAGGAGGGATGGTTATCGTGAAGATGCACCAGCTCGGTTGCCGCGCGGGTTGTGTCGATGAACAGAATGTCTCGTAGGTTGGGTACGCGTGAGTGATCGCTCTGAATGACAGCGGCCACAGGGTTGATCttccgcaccgccgcgagaGCCGCCTtttgctgcgctgcagaggcaATGTCGCACTTGT is from Leishmania panamensis strain MHOM/PA/94/PSC-1 chromosome 35 sequence and encodes:
- a CDS encoding tubulin binding cofactor C-like protein (TriTrypDB/GeneDB-style sysID: LpmP.35.3230) is translated as MEEKFLQLRQGREEQRRQRSKETAVITVQRQQYESEAELLEAQVTQLLQEGNVTESQQRLDALRTLVQDTANSISLTAHEMAKANMILARLQQLVDEKSSSVAPKKFKFSSRAKAKPTPDAESTIRSLCPTGTSGTNEPTAMAAVTVAGTVNSTNGFGNVYGPSADTDLFINHSKGVFIRDCMNCTIYCLPIAGSVFLSACINCRVYVACHQLRLKGCMNLDLYAWCASTPIIETCDAMRFGPYQCWAGLLSSCTEDGKAYPTHMEWVRRVGEIEDTARTERNYIKVDDFQWVKKSPSPHWRVLTREEERVSTAVFGPATLPSSSSAHPTAAAVH
- a CDS encoding hypothetical protein (TriTrypDB/GeneDB-style sysID: LpmP.35.3240), which produces MSSDEECPELISARVPVTILTGFLGSGKTTLLHYVLSADHTMRIAVIVNEFEFGRAIEKGLTLKSSEKPDDEWLELKNGCMCCTAQTQTVKALESLMERKGTFDLILVETSGLADPGPIAAMFWQDAPLCGYLYLSGIVTLVDSVNICRYLHDEDVMQEAERQILMADKVLLNKCDIASAAQQKAALAAVRKINPVAAVIQSDHSRVPNLRDILFIDTTRAATELVHLHDNHPSSISAVSLEFFDAERGLAVSSHRDVHAIATDLLYRCEEYGFEVVRCKAAIWCYENGEYGLLQLQSIGDLFDVTPMVGQSVPFGCTRALVLGKKLDEEKLRAIFAKHLKATK